CGAGCCGGGCGAGATCATCACCTTCGGCGCGCGCGGGATGGAGTCGCTGAAGCCGTTTCCGCCCTCGCCGCACGCGAAATGCATCTTTGAATACATTTATTTCTCGCGGCCCGACAGCAATCTCTACGGCCGCAACGTCTATCAGGTGAGAAAAGAGCTGGGGCGCCAGCTTGCGCGCGAGAGCGCGATCGAGGCCGACCTCGTAACGCCGGTGCCGGACTCGGGCGTGCCGGCGGCGATCGGCTTCGCCGAGGAGTCGGGCATCCCGCTGGAGTTCGGGCTGATCCGCAACCATTACGTGGGCCGGACCTTCATCGAGCCACAGCAGTCGATCCGCCACTTCGGCGTCAAGATCAAGCTCAACGCCCAGCGCGAGGTGCTGCAAGGAAAGCGGGTCGTCGTGGTGGACGATTCGATCGTGCGCGGCACGACGAGCCGGAAGATCATTCGCATGCTGCGCGACGCCGGCGCCAAGGAAGTGCACATGCGTATCAGCTCGCCGCCGACGATCAGCCCCTGCTACTACGGGATCGACACGCCGACGCGCGCCGAGCTGATCGCCTCCACGAATTCCACCGAGGAGATCCGCAAGTTCATCGAAGCAGACACCCTCGCTTATCTCAGCCGCGACGGGATGTATACGTTTCTGAAGAACGGCGAGAAGCAAGGCTTCTGCGACGCCTGCTTCAGCGGCGATTATCCGGTCCACTTCGACGACGAGGGCCACACCCGCCAGCTGCACCTCTTCGACGCTCTCCAGCAGCGATAGGAGGACGGCCATAAAGACCCAACTCCTTCGTTGTGCTCGGCCCGCTTCGCGTCAACGTACTAAAAGAGTACGCCTCCGCTCGCGGACCTTCGCACGCCTCGGATTTGGGCCTTTCTGACCGTCCTCAAACTTTTTGGAAGACTTCAAATCAGCTTCGAGAAACCCCCAGGCGGGCGTTAAGATTGTTGCGCTCGATCGCGTCTCGCTCGACGTACTAGAAGAATGCGCCTGCGCTCGCCGATTCTTCGTGCGCCTCGTAGCTGGAGCGTTTCTGACCAGCTCTAGACGTTGGAGTGAAGAACGCCTATATAGCCATAACGTCATTCTGAGCGAAGCGAAGAATCTCTCCGCGTCGTTGACAAGTCCCCAGTGATTGACAAGCTGCACCTAGGAATGGCCGTTTGTAAGACCTGAATTAAGACAAAGAACGGCCATGACAAACGAGATGTCGTTTGCCCTGGCCGCTCTCAGAAAATTTGGGGAAGGGTTTTGCTACTTGAGATGACGACTGACCAGCTTGGTCATCTCAAACATCGTGACCTTTTTCTTGCCGCCGAAGACCGCTTTGAGGCTGTCGTCGGCGTTGATCATCGTCCGCTTCGTTTTGTCCTGGAGCCCTCTGCGCTTGATATACTGCCAGAGCTTCTTGGTGACCTCGGTGCGCGGAAGAGCCTTGCTCCCCACAACCTCTGCCAAAGCCGCGGACGGTTGCATCGGTTTCATGAATGCAGCATTCGGTTTGCGTTTCGCCATTTTCTCCTCCTTGGAGTTATTTACTAGTTGGAGTTTATAGCAAAGGAAAGTTTTGTTTACCAGCTTTTTTTTCATTTTTTCGTAGGGCGCGGGTCGCATCCCTGTCCACCGTCCAATCGCCGTTTTCCACCCCGAGCGCCACCCTATAATCCGCCCACGCGCTGGCGGCGGTGACGTAGCCCTGGCGGACGTCCTCGAGAACCTTTTCCGCCGGCCGCTCCAGAGCATCGGCCATGCCGCCGCCTCCGGGGCGATCCAGGCGCAGGAGGTCACCCTTGCGGAGAATGTAATCGCCGAAGCGGGAGGGGAGCCGTTTTTCGTCTTTCGTGCCGGGATTGACGATGCACGCTCCTTTTATTCCCGGTTTTCCTCCCTCGGCGCCCTGGGGCGCGATCAAGTGTTTGTCCGTGCGCATGGAGAAACGGACTTCATCCTGGAGGATGCGGCATTCGCGGACGAAGCCGAGCCCGCCGCGGAACTTGCCCGCGCCGCCGGAATCGGCGATCAGCTCGAAGCGCTCGACCCGGGTGGGAAACTCCGACTCGATGATCTCCACCGGCGCGGTGCGGCAGTTGCTCAAGTGAAAAGCCATTGCCGAGACGCCGTCTTGGCCGGATCTCGCGCCGGTGCCGCCGCTGAATATCTCGTAGTGGACGTAGTCTCTCCCGCCGCCGCTTCGTCCTCCCAGCACCATGGCCGCGCTGCCGGAGCTACCGGCGACTCTCTTCTCCGGCGCGAAACGGGCCAGCGCTCTGAAGAGCGCTTCCACCACGGCCAGCGCCGTCGGCATATACGTGTTGACTGCGCCCGGAAAGCGCGGATGGAGCACGCTGCCTTCGCGGAATGTTGTCCGGCTCACCGCGGCGAGACCCTGATTGATCGGCAAGCATGGATCGACCAGAGAGATGAGGCAGTAAGAGCAACAGGCCCGTACCAGCGACGGCCGGATATTCGCCGGGCCGTGCGTCTGATCGCTCGACCCGCTGAAATCGAAATCGATTCGATCGCCCCGCTTTTCCACTTTCACGTGAATTCGGATGGGACGATCGAGATCGATGCCGTCATGATCCACGAAGCTCTCTCCCTCAGACGCGCCGTCCGGCCACGAGGCGATCGCTTGCCTGACCCGCGCTTCCGTATAGGAAGAGAGCAGCGTCGTCGCCGTGAGAATAATTTCTTTGCCGTAGCGGTTCATCAACTCCGCGAGCCTTTTTTCGCCGAGACGGTCCGCGCCGACCTGCCCGCGAATATCGCCGATCACAAGCTCGGGCGTGCGGCTGTTGGCGCTGATGAGAGCCTCGATCTCTCTCACGGTTTGATGTCGCGCGGCGAATTTCACCGGCGGCAGGTGCAGACCTTCCTGAAAAATTTCCCGTGCCTGGCCCGAGCCGCTTCCGGGCACCATGCCGCCGATATCGCTCTTGTGCGCCATGTTGGCGGCAAAGCCGACCCAGTCATCGTGAAAAAAGATGGGCGTCAGGACCGCCATGTCCGGCGCGTGCGGGCTCCCGCCCAGATACGGATGGTTCATGATGAACGCATCGCCGTCGTGAAGCTCAGAGCGCTTGAAGTGTGTGAGCAGTCCTTCGGCGCAGGCGGGAAACGCGCCCATATGAAGCGGCAGTACGACGTGCTGGGCGATCACCTCGCCGCGGCAGTTTAGAATCGCGCAGCTTGCGTCCTGGGATTCGCGGATGATCGTGGAGAAGCCGGTGCGGAAGAGCGAGTTCTGCATCTCCTGGACGATGCCGGCGAGACGCGCCTGAATGATCTGAAGGGTTATTGCATCAACCGTCATGCTGATGCACCGAGCGCTTGATAGTAGCGATCATCAATGTAGCGTCGCGCCGCCGGGAGCGGCAGCGAAATACGCCCGCTCTCTGCGAGCAGCTCAAGCACAGCGAGCACTCCGGTCTCCGTGGGCGCGAGGCTCGGCGGCGAGGATGGATTCAGATAGAGATCGTAGGTCTGCTCCGCCTGAGCCGGCGGCGTTTCCGTTGCGCGACTCAAAATATCCACGGCTCTGGAGCGATCCGCCACGTTTGCAAGCCATTCCCACGCGTCCTTAAGCGCTCTAAGGAAGTTCACGAATCTTTCATTGACTGCGCCTGTTTTTCGGACGACGCAGACCGTGAACGGATATGCAGGCGCGGCTTCGGTTGAGGAGCCGAGTCATTTTTGTCATCCTGAGCGTCAGCGAAGGATCTCGACCGAAGTCCCATTCCTCATGCGAGATTCTTCGTCGCCTTCGGCTCCTCAGAATGACATAGGAGTCTTTCAGCGGTCTGCAAGTGTTCTTCGCGCTTCGCTCGTCTGCTTCTCGTCGATGGAAAAATCGCCGTTTCCGGATTCGATCGCCACGCCGTATAGCTCGCGCGCTTTCTCCATCGAGACGTAGCCGTTCTTCACGTCGGCCAAAACTTTCAACGGCTCACGCTCCAGCGGATTTCCCAGGCCGCCGCCTCCCGGAGTATCCAGGCATACGACGTCGCCGGGATGGAGCAGATGATCGGAGTAGCGCGAAGGAATGATTTTTTCTTTTTCGGTGTTGGGATTGAGAGTGCACTTTCCCGGTTTTCCGGAAAAGCCGCCCTCGATTCCTTTTGGCGCTACGGCATGCTTGGTGGATCGGAGCGCGAAGCGCGCCTCCTGGTCGAGAAATTCATATTCGCGCACGAACCCCAAACCGCCGCGAAACTTGCCGGCGCCGCCGGAGTCGGAGATCAGCTCGAAGCGCCGGATGCGCGTGGAGAATTCGGATTCGACGATCTCCACCGGAGCGATGCGGGCGTTCGACTGATTGACGTTGGTGCCGGAGACGCCGTCCTTGCCGCTGCGTCCGCCGGAGCCGCCGCCGAAAATCTCGTACTGCACGTAGCTCCGGCCGGTCTTGTTGCTGCGGCCGCCCACGATGATCGAGCGGCTGCTGCACCCGTCCGCCACTTTTTTGTGCGGCGTGATCCGGCTCAAGCCCTCGAAGAGCGCTTCGACCAGGGCGTGCACCGTGGGGTTATACGTGTTCACCGGCGCGGGGAAGCGCGGGTTGACGACGCTGCCGTCGCCGACTTTGATTTCGATCACCCGCGCCATGCCGTGGTTGATCGCGAGCGCCGGATCGACCAGCGCGATCAGACAGTAGGCGCACGCGGCGCGTACGACGGTAGGCCGGATGTTGGCCGGTCCTTTGGTCTGCGCCGCCGAGCCGGTGAAGTCGAAGAATAGGCGGTCGCCTCTTTTCTCGAGCTTCACGTGGATGCGCACGGGTTTGTCCAGCTCGATGCCGTCGCTGTCGACGAAGCGTTCGCCTTCGCCGTTGCCGTCCGGCCACGAGGCGATCTCGCGCCGCACTTTCGACTCGGTCAGCGCAAACAGCGCATCGTAAGAATCGAGCACGGTCTCGCGGCCATATCTTTCCATCAGCTCCTGAAAGCGTCTTTCGCCCAGGCGGTCGGCCCCTACCTGGCCGCGCATGTCGCCGATCACCAGCTCGGGCGTGCGGCTGTTGGCGCCGATGATGTTCTCGATGTCGCCGCTCGGCTCGAAGCGCGCGACGTACTTGATCGGCGGAAGATGAAGCCCTTCCTGAAAAATCTCCCGCGCCTGGCTCCAGCAGCTTCCCGGAACCGGCCCGCCGATGTCGCTTTTGTGCGCCATGTTGGCGGCGAAGCCGACCCACTCGCCCTCGTAAAAAATCGGCGTCAGCACCGCCATGTCCGGCGCGTGCGGGCTCCCGCCCAAGTAGGGATGGTTGGTGATGAAAGCGTCGCCTTCGTGAATCTCGGAAGGCGCGTAGTGCTTGAGCACGCCAGCAGCGCACGCGGGAAAGGCGCCCATGTGGAGCGGCAGGACGACGTGCTGCGCGACGACTTCTCCGCGACAATTTAAAATCGCGCAGCTAGCGTCCTGCGATTCGCGGATGATCGTGGAGTAGCCGGTGCGAAAGAGGGAGTTCTGCATCTCCTGGACGATGCCGGCGAGGCGCGCTTGGATCACTTGGAGAGTTATCGCATCGACCGAAGCCATGAATACCTTGAGTTTTAACCACAAAGAACGCAAAGGGAAGTCCTTCAGACCCTTTTGAGTGCTTTGTGTTCTTTGCGGTTGATTTTCTCCCTACCGCTTGGCCGTGACGATGAGGTTACAGTAATGATCAACCACCGCCGTCTGCTCCGGGTGGATCACCGTCGTCGTGTCAAGTTGCTCGATCACCGCCGGCCCGGCGATCTGGTGGCCCGGCTCCAACAGGTCGCGGCGGTAAATCACGCAATCGAGCAGGCCGTGCTCTTTGCCGAAGAAGATTTTTCGCTCTCCGGTTCTAGCGCCCTCGATTTTTCTTCCCGTCGGTTTCGCCGGAGAAAGCTTCGCCGGGGGAACCATTCCGTGCGAAACCAGGCGCAGGCTCACCAATTCGACCGGCTCGGATTCCGCCTTGTGTCCGTGGGCTTGTTCATGCTGAGCGTCAAAGCGCCGGCGCATGAGATCCAAATCCGCTTTCTTCAGCGGCGGCAGCGGCGAGGTCACGGTCAGCTCGTATCCCTGTCCCGCATAGCGCAGATCGAGAAAAGCTTGCCACGCGATCTCGCCGTCGCCGAAGCCTTCACCGCGGAGATCGTTCTTTGCCTGGTCGGTAAGCTGGGAGAAAAGGCCGTTGATCTCATCGAGATCCAATTCTTTCAGCGGCGCGAGCTTCGATCTCACGTAATCGTGCTTGACGTCGGCAAGCAATAGTCCAAGCGCTGAAGTCACGCCGGGAGTCAATGGGATGAGCAGCGTCGGGATTCCGAGGTCGAGGGCGATCCTTCCGGCGTGCATCGGGCCGCCGCCGCCGAAGGCGATCAGCGTGAAGTCGCGGATGTCGTAGCCGCGCTGGGACGAGACCGCCTTGATCGCTTCTTCCATTTTGACGTTGATGATCTTGAGAATGCCGTCCGCGGATTCGAGCACGTTCAGGCCGAGCGGCTTCGCGATCTTTTCTTCGAGGAGCTTTTCGGCTTTCGCGCGGTTGAGCTTCAACCGGCCGCCGAGAAATTTCTCCGGGTGGAGCACGCCGAGAACGAGATTCGCGTCGGTGATGGTGACCTCTTCTCCTCCCTGGTCATAGCCGATCGGCCCGGGATCGGCGCCGGCGCTGTCCGGTCCGACATGGACGCCGCCGACGGCGTCGATGCGCGCGATCGTTCCGCCTCCGGCGCTGACCGTATGGATGTCGAGCATGGGAAGGCTGATCGGGCGCTGGTTAATCCTGCCTTGGGTCGTGACGCCCGGATTTCCTTCGTGGATGAGCGCCACGTCGCAGCTCGTGCCGCCCATGTCGAAGGTGATGACGTTTTTGATTCCCGCGAGCCGGCTGATGCCGAGCGAAGCGATGACGCCGCCGGCCGGGCCCGAGAGAACGGTCGCGACGGGTTTTTTTGCCGCGCTCTTAAACGTCGCCACGCCGCCGTTCGACTGCATGATATAGAGTCTCGGCGTCGCCACGCCGATCTCCCGCAATCTTTGCTCCAACCGGCCGAGGTAGCGGCTCATCACCGGGGCGATGTAGGCGTTGATCACCGTCGTGCTCAGCCGGTAGAACTCGCGGATCTGCGGCAGCACTTCGCACGAGAGCGACAGGCTCGCTTCGGGAAACTCGCGTTCGACGATTTCCTTGATCGCGAGCTCATGGCCGGGATTCAAGAATGAAAAGAGAAAGCAGGCGGCGATCGACTCGACTTTTTTCCGCTTCAGCCTGCGGACCGCCTGTAACGAAGATTCGACGTCGATCGGTTTCAGCACCGCGCCGCGAAAATCCACCCGCTCGGCAATTTCTTCGGTATAGTACGGTTCGGCGAGCAGCCTTGGCTTCTCAAAAAACAAATCGTACGTCGCTGGCCCGTAGCCGCGCGACTGCTCCATGACTTCGTAAATGCCGCGAAATCCTTCTGTCACGAGCAAACCGGTGCGCGCGCCCTTCTCTTCGAGCAGCGCGTTGGTGCCGACGGTGGTGCCGTGAGAGAAAAAAGAGATGTCTTTCGCCGCGCCGCCGCGGTCGAGCAGCTCTTTGACGCCGTTGAGCACCGCTTGAAACGGTTCCTTCGGCGTCGAAGGAAGTTTTGTGATGCTGATCTCACCGGACTCTTCGTTGAAAAAAACAAAATCCGAAAACGTCCCGCCCGTGTCCACCGTCACGCGGTACTTGGCCATCGTGAGTCTGGCGTAACATTATTCACATGGCCGTTCAACTATGGGCGTAACATTGGCTTCGAAGGTCCCTCGGGTCGCTTGGTTTTAGCCGGCCATCCCTGGTATATTTAGCCCTGAGATTTTCCGTTCAACGGGGCAACTAAGCGGTGGATGTCCTGGGACAAAAGGGATCGAATGAAAAATCGCATCACAAGCGCGGAAGCTAAGAGTTTTAGGGAGCGGTGGAAAACTGTCAACGCCGCCGAGCGGGAGGAACTACTCAAGACTCCAGTCATGCGCAAACTGCTTCAACTCGCTGCTCTCATGGCTTCAGTAAAACCCATGGGGTGGACTGAGGCGCTGGCGGCCGAAGAGGCCGAGGTGCGAGACCGCTGGAGCCGGCTCAGAAAGGCATTAGGTGGGTAAGCCGGAAGAGGCCTTGGCTCCTCTCTTAGCAGCTTTACGCGATCTCGTCTTGTGGTTTGAAAACGCGGACATTCGTGGCGCAGTCATAGGCGGCGTGGCCGCTTCCCTGCTTGGCCGCCCGCGAGTCACGCGGGACGTGGACGCTCTCGCGGTGTTAGATGAACAACAGTGGGAAAAATTCCTCAGCGCAGGGGCAGGGTTCGGGTTTGTCCCAAGGCGTCCTGACGTGCTCCCGTTTGCACGAAGCACGCGCGTTCTATTGGTCCGTCATCACGCAAGCGGCATCGACGTAGATATTGTTTTTGCCGGCTTGCCATTCGAAAAAGAAGCGGTGGCTCGCGCCGAGTCACTGAACTTGGGCGGTTTGCGCATTCCTCTGGTCGTTCCCGAAGATTTGATTATCATGAAGGCAGTCGCTCGCCGACCGCGTGACATCGCGGACATCGAGGCCCTGCTTGACGTTCATCCCAAGCTGAACCTAAGAAGAGTCCGCCGCTGGGTGCGGGAATTTTCGGCCGCGCTGGGAATGCCGGATATCCTGCGCGATTTGGAAAGTATTTTAAAACGGCGGCAGGGGAAAAAACGAAAAAAGTCTCGCCTCTAGAAACTCTCGACGCGAAGCGTCTCCAGCCTTAAACAAAATCCGAAAACGTCCCGCCCGTGTCTACGGTGACGCGGTACTTTGCCATCGTGAGTCTGGCGTAACATTATTCGGAAGGAGCTTCAACCAAGAGTCGGCGGCTGTTGGCTTGCTGGAGAAATCAAGATGACTTTAAGAGGGCAAGAAAGGCGGCGGGTGGAAAGAATCGGGGTGTGTTAGTCAGGCGTGTTCCGATGGCGGACCTCCTTAATTGCTTCACTCACGACTTGACGGGCCTCATCTTCATCGACCGCCCGGTTTCGTTCCCAGCTCTGGTCAAGAAGGGCAAGGACTTCTGCTCGCTTCTGAGAAAGCTTCTCGACCTGCCAGGCTGGGACAACGCCAACTAAAGGTTTACCAGCCATCTCAAGAACGTATTCGCCGTTTTCAGGATCGAACCGTTTTAGGAAGTCTTTCACCTGAGCCGACGCATCGTCGATAGGGACACGCTTGGCCATTTCGTTTCTCCTTCAGTCTCAAGGTTAGCTTGGCGGTCTTGGCCTGTCAAATGCGAGAAATTTCGCCGGACTCTTCGTTGAAAAAAACAAAATCCGAAAACGTCCCGCCGGTGTCCACGGTGACGCGCTACTTGGCCATGGTGAGGTTCACGTAACATTATTCGAAAGGAGGTTCAATGAGACAGGTTAAGGGTGGGACAGTAAAAAAGATTTATGTTGACTTCCGCTTTCGACGGGCATAAAAAGAAGATCAGCTTTGCCATGGTGGCGAGCACGCTATTGTAGGGGTCCTCCCCTCAAGGCGGAGTTAAAGGCGTGCCCTTTACTAGAGGAGGTTTTATGGACTCACCCACCCGTTTCACTTTTCCCGTTATTTCTTTCCGCCATCTCGAGACCCCGTTCCAGAAACAGGGTTATCGGGATTATTTTGCTGTTGTGGAGGTACAGCAGTTACCCGACCTGAGCGGTTGGCGGAAGATCAACGTTCGCGACCCGAAGCTCACGGGCTCTCTCCCCGAGAAAATCCGCGGTAGTGTTCGTGAGAATCCGGAAATGTTTCTATTCATGAATCGCGGCATTGTGTTATCAGCGGAGTCTGTCTCATTTGACAACAAAAGTTCGAAACTCACAATTACGGTAAGAGATCCGAACTTGCATGGACTGTTAGACGGAGGACATAGCTATAACATCCTGCTTGAGGAACGCGAGGGCCTGGAAGAATCCCAGTACGTCAAATTGGAGATCCTTGAGGGCTTTCGGTCGGAAGAAATTCCAAATCTCGTTGACGCCCGAAATTCTTCCACGCAGGTCCGTGATCAGAGCCTGATGAATCTTAGCGGAGAGTTCGAGAAGCTCAAGCAGGCAATTGTAAAATATCGGTATTCAGAGCTGATCGCATACAAGGAGCACGAAGTTCTCGAGGACGGAAGTTCGAAACCGATCGATGTCCGCGACATTATAGCGATTCTCACGACCTTTGACCGCGACCACTTCGATGACAAGGCCCATCCGATCAACGCGTACAGGTCAAAGGCGGCATGTCTCCAGCATTTTTCTGAAAACAAAAAATCATATGAAAAGATTTACCCGCTGGCACATGACATCCTGCAGCTCTATGATTACATTCAGCTGCACCTTCCTGATCTTTACAATAAAGTTCGCGCCAAAAGCGAGGGCGGAGTCGCAGGAGGCAAATTCGGTCGACTTACCGGCGTCACAACGTACAAAGGTAAGCGGAAAGCGACGTTGTACTTCGTCAACAAAGAATCGAAATATGGAGTCCCGGCTGGTTTTGTCTATCCCATTTTGGGAGCCTTTAGAGCTTTGTTGGAGGAAAAGAGTGGACGGTATATCTGGGGGAAAAACCTGGACCCGTTCGAGCTTTTGGAAAACGGCCTCGGAGAACGACTGGCTGATACTATTGGTAATTTTGCCCTCGACGCGAGGAACCCATCCAAAACGGGAAAATCTCCCCTGGTTTGGCAGGCATGTTATCAGGCCAGTCAGGTCGCGTATTTAACGGCATAGAGCCATTTGGCGATCTGGACGGGAGGCGCTGGGATACTGTAGCGCCTCCCGTTGCCTTTAAAGGTGTCGCGATTGATAATAGTTCACCGCGAGCGATTGGCACAGAGAGTTCTAGGAGGAGCACATGCAGGACACGAATTGCTGTTGTGTTCGATTTTGATGACACTCTCGCGCACGGATATTCCTTGCTTTTCGATGCTCCGCGCAAACAAAAACGTTCTTGACAAAGTTTTTGTAGATGAGCGATATTACTTCAAATTTGGCTCAAGACCCTCTGAACTATCTTCGGGCGACAATGACAGAGCCGTTATACAAAGAGATTTGGCAGGACTTCCGCCCCTATGTGCGCGCAATTATCGGGGACCTTTTAGTAGTAACCGCCCTTTGGCTACTTCTAGCTGGTTTCAAGTGGGTCACGACCCTGATACCAATAAAGGGAAAAGCCGCAGAAGTCATCACTGACATTCACTCCGCTGGCGTTGTCGCAGTGTTTGGCATCTTGGCAGGGTTTCTAATTTGGGATATTATTACATTGAAGCGGAGTGAGCACAGGGAAAGATCTAGCCGCAATGACTAGAGACACAAGAACTTATCCGGAGTATGTCAGTAGGCTTTTCCTTGGACTGGCTGTACTTGTTTCTGTAATGCTGGCGGCCGGGTTTACTCGTACGTTAGGGGTACCCGAGACACTTTTCTACTATGGTGTCTTCGGCCTATCAATGTTGTTGACTATGTCAGGCCTAGCTTGGTCACATATTCGCCGCGAAACATCTTCTAGACTGAAATCAGTTCTTATCGTCGAACAGGAAGAGCAGTTGCGTGCGACCTTTTCAGCATTTTGGGAGCATCAAGGGTGGAATGTGCGCACGGTAGCATCCAGCATCGATGCTCTCCAGATGTTAAGTCGGAGCGGTTCGCGGTACGACTTGATTATAATGGATATCGTACTTCCAAACATAAATGCTTTAGAGTTGATAAAAGGTCTAACCGAGAGTTTACCTGATCAATCAATCATCGTCATGCAAAAGGACGAGTCGAAAGATGCACAGGGGAAGCATCTGCGATTTCAGATCGTTGAGTCCACTGCACCTCGTTCGATCCACCGGCTTTTTCAAAAGCTCCTTCGCGAACCAACTCTTTCTCGGGTAGCCGGCGAATCAAACTAATCTGTTTGCATATAGCGCCCTACCTTTAGCCGCACGTAGGAGCGGTCTAGAAACAACTGTTGCGGAAGCTCAAACTGACATTTTTAGCGTTCTGATTCACAGCAAATTTAATGCTTAACGCCATCGTTGCCGTCATCGTCAATGGCGACAAGATTCTCCTGATCGAACGAGGGCCCGCCGTGCCGTTCACGGGATATTGGGGGCCCCTCAGCGGCAAGGTCGAGCCTGGAGAAAGTCAGGATGCTGCCGTCATTCGCGAGTCGATGGAAGAAGTCGGGCTGACGGTTCGGCCGGTGCGCAAGGTGTGGGAGAACATTTCCACGGGCGGACATTACCGGTTGCACTGGTGGCTGGCTGACTATGTGGGCGGAGAATTGCTGCTGGATGAAAGGGAGGCAGCCGCCGCCCGATGGTGCACGGTCGAAGAGATCGCTTCGCTGAAGATCTTTGAGGGAGACCGGGAGTTTTACGAGAAAGTGCTCCCGTCCCTGCTAGAAGCGCGGCACTGAGATGAGTCTCGCTCGACTGACGGCGATGTACGGCAAGCTCGAGGGCGCCGAGGGAAAATTCGCCCGCGATGTGGCGGGCTACATCGGGATAGAAGCCGGGGATCTATACTAAATGGGGAATCGATCTCTCGCCCAGCAATCCTCCTTGACACTCAACCCTCTTTCTCTTTAGGATTGCGGCCGTACCATCCGGAGGACCGATGAAGAAAATCTTCCGCGCGTGCCTTCTCGCGCTGCTTCTCGTCGCGGCCTCACTGGCATCGACTCCCGCCCAGGAAAAGAAACTCGACAAGATCCGCGTCGGCGG
This genomic window from Candidatus Binatia bacterium contains:
- a CDS encoding NUDIX domain-containing protein gives rise to the protein MLNAIVAVIVNGDKILLIERGPAVPFTGYWGPLSGKVEPGESQDAAVIRESMEEVGLTVRPVRKVWENISTGGHYRLHWWLADYVGGELLLDEREAAAARWCTVEEIASLKIFEGDREFYEKVLPSLLEARH
- a CDS encoding response regulator, producing MSTGKDLAAMTRDTRTYPEYVSRLFLGLAVLVSVMLAAGFTRTLGVPETLFYYGVFGLSMLLTMSGLAWSHIRRETSSRLKSVLIVEQEEQLRATFSAFWEHQGWNVRTVASSIDALQMLSRSGSRYDLIIMDIVLPNINALELIKGLTESLPDQSIIVMQKDESKDAQGKHLRFQIVESTAPRSIHRLFQKLLREPTLSRVAGESN
- a CDS encoding AIPR family protein, encoding MDSPTRFTFPVISFRHLETPFQKQGYRDYFAVVEVQQLPDLSGWRKINVRDPKLTGSLPEKIRGSVRENPEMFLFMNRGIVLSAESVSFDNKSSKLTITVRDPNLHGLLDGGHSYNILLEEREGLEESQYVKLEILEGFRSEEIPNLVDARNSSTQVRDQSLMNLSGEFEKLKQAIVKYRYSELIAYKEHEVLEDGSSKPIDVRDIIAILTTFDRDHFDDKAHPINAYRSKAACLQHFSENKKSYEKIYPLAHDILQLYDYIQLHLPDLYNKVRAKSEGGVAGGKFGRLTGVTTYKGKRKATLYFVNKESKYGVPAGFVYPILGAFRALLEEKSGRYIWGKNLDPFELLENGLGERLADTIGNFALDARNPSKTGKSPLVWQACYQASQVAYLTA